A part of Rhodamnia argentea isolate NSW1041297 chromosome 8, ASM2092103v1, whole genome shotgun sequence genomic DNA contains:
- the LOC115737912 gene encoding receptor-like serine/threonine-protein kinase ALE2 isoform X1, whose protein sequence is MGMLMQLIFMLMGVLVLCNLLSVHGSADNAFFPVASPLTSSVQRHRKPVDSHSNRPWHVPAFMHEPPTKSPILPKVMKPSSIAVAPSVSSFQGPVNKWIHDYAHAPSVSSHRHHHHVRNHFKDSAPQSTPFPRHVYHRTGPSISPVQSPFPTSRRSHSPAPAPSPAILSSQSDKPTIPPKLSPFGSAEKMKTPPPRPLLTLPPPPPNEDCASAICTDPLTYTPPGTPCGCVWPIQVKLQLAVALYTFFPLVTELAKEIAVSLSLDHSQVRIMGANSASPQLEKTTVLINLVPRGAKFSNDSAVAIYRKFIHKQVQMEASLFGDYEVLYVGYPGLPPSPPSSISTTDSSPYTDNEDKGPVTKPLGVNVPKRKRDGPSRSTIAVLCLSSFMVLIVCAAITWILLRKCEARHHQSKKSPQPLSPAKPSAGSTKRVMQRSVSKSASTSFRSNGILCAGSARTFSSNDIERFTHNFDSSRVLGEGGFGIVYRGVLGDGEEVAVKVLKRDDHHGSREFLSEVEMLSRLHHRNLVKLIGICMEEHIRCVVYELIPNGSVDSHLHGCDKENDPLDWGARMKIALGAARGLAYLHEDSSPRVIHRDFKSSNILLEPDFTPRVSDFGLARAAMDEGINRQVSTHVMGTFGYLAPEYAMTGHLLVKSDVYSYGVVLLELLTGRKPVDLSQPPGQENLVSWARPLLTDREGLQTIIDPSVRSSMSFDSVAKVAAIASMCVQPEASHRPFMGEVVQALKLVINEFDETKELSLGSCIGQESSSCVDGKISKVPHEFVEALLTGDSTPAKDSNHLEQMGSFRASTGIEDEETGYAARHCSSGPLRMGKRRQFWQRLKSLSRRSLSEHEFAVKLWPDTF, encoded by the exons atgggtatgCTAATGCAGTTGATTTTCATGCTGATGGGAGTACTTGTGCTCTGCAATTTGCTGTCGGTTCACGGATCTGCAG ACAATGCCTTCTTTCCGGTGGCTAGTCCTCTTACCAGCAGCGTGCAAAGACACAGGAAGCCAGTTGATTCACACTCAAACAGGCCATGGCATGTTCCAGCATTTATGCACGAACCACCAACCAAAT CACCTATTTTGCCGAAGGTCATGAAGCCTTCAAGTATTGCAGTTGCACCTTCTGTATCATCTTTCCAAGGGCCTGTGAATAAATGGATACACGACTATGCACATGCTCCTTCAGTATCATCTCATAGGCATCATCACCATGTCAGAAACCACTTCAAAGACTCTGCTCCACAGAGTACTCCGTTTCCACGGCATGTATACCACCGAACAG GCCCTTCTATTTCGCCAGTTCAATCTCCATTCCCTACTTCTAGAAGATCACATTCACCAGCGCCTGCACCATCACCCGCAATTCTGTCAAGTCAGTCTGATA AGCCTACTATTCCACCAAAACTCTCCCCTTTTGGATCAGCGGAGAAAATGAAGACTCCACCACCAAGGCCACTTCTGACATtacctcctccacctcctaatGAAG ATTGCGCATCAGCAATATGCACAGACCCGTTAACGTACACGCCTCCTGGAACTCCCTGTGGCTGTGTGTGGCCAATTCAGGTGAAACTTCAGCTAGCAGTCGCGCTATACACATTCTTCCCTTTGGTTACAGAGCTTGCCAAGGAAATTGCTGTCAGTCTGTCCTTAGATCATAGCCAAGTGCGCATAATGGGAGCGAATTCAGCCAGTCCACAACTAGAAAAAACTACAGTTTTGATTAATTTGGTGCCCCGAGGGGCAAAATTCAGTAATGATTCTGCAGTGGCAATCTATCGAAAATTCATCCACAAGCAGGTTCAGATGGAGGCATCACTGTTCGGTGATTATGAAGTTCTCTATGTTGGCTATCCAG GTCTTCCACCTTCGCCACCTTCTAGCATCAGTACCACCGACAGTTCACCGTACACGGACAATGAGGACAAAGGCCCGGTGACAAAACCATTAGGAGTTAATGTGCCTAAGAGGAAAAGAGATGGCCCTAGTAGAAGCACGATTGCTGTACTTTGTCTATCatctttcatggtattaatcgtGTGTGCAGCAATCACGTGGATACTACTGAGAAAGTGCGAAGCTCGTCATCATCAATCTAAAAAGTCCCCACAGCCTCTCTCCCCAGCTAAACCTTCAG CAGGTTCTACTAAGCGTGTGATGCAGAGAAGTGTGTCCAAGTCGGCATCAACATCGTTCCGCTCTAATGGAATCTTATGTGCCGGATCTGCCAGAACATTCAGCTCAAACGACATCGAGAGATTCACCCACAACTTCGATTCTTCAAGAGTACTCGGAGAAGGCGGTTTCGGGATAGTCTATAGAGGCGTATTAGGCGACGGAGAGGAGGTGGCAGTGAAGGTTCTGAAGAGGGATGATCATCACGGAAGCCGTGAGTTCTTGTCAGAAGTGGAAATGCTGAGCCGTCTCCACCACAGAAACCTAGTCAAGCTAATCGGCATATGCATGGAAGAACACATCCGCTGCGTTGTGTATGAACTCATACCGAATGGAAGTGTTGATTCCCATTTACATG GCTGTGACAAGGAGAATGATCCGCTTGACTGGGGCGCTAGAATGAAGATCGCGCTTGGTGCGGCTCGAGGTTTGGCCTACCTGCATGAAGACTCGAGCCCTCGTGTTATACATCGAGATTTCAAGTCCAGCAACATCTTGTTGGAGCCTGACTTCACACCAAGAGTGTCTGACTTCGGATTGGCTAGAGCTGCAATGGATGAGGGGATCAACAGACAAGTTTCTACCCATGTCATGGGGACTTTTGG CTACTTGGCACCAGAATATGCAATGACGGGTCATCTTCTAGTCAAAAGTGATGTTTATAGCTACGGGGTAGTCCTCCTCGAACTTTTAACCGGGAGGAAGCCGGTAGATCTATCGCAACCCCCTGGCCAAGAGAATCTCGTTTCCTGGGCCCGGCCGCTCCTCACTGACAGGGAGGGCTTGCAAACAATCATTGACCCATCTGTGAGATCGAGCATGTCGtttgatagtgtggccaaggtGGCAGCAATAGCTTCAATGTGCGTGCAACCGGAGGCATCGCACCGTCCATTCATGGGTGAAGTGGTACAAGCCTTGAAGCTAGTTATTAACGAGTTTGATGAGACGAAGGAGCTAAGTCTTGGAAGTTGCATAGGCCAAGAATCCTCCAGTTGTGTTGATGGCAAAATCAGCAAagttccgcatgaatttgttgaaGCTTTATTAACAGGCGACAGTACACCAGCAAAAGATTCTAACCATCTAGAGCAAATGGGAAGCTTCCGAGCATCAACTGGGATTGAGGATGAAGAGACCGGGTACGCTGCGAGGCATTGTAGCTCCGGCCCGTTGAGAATGGGAAAGAGAAGGCAATTTTGGCAGAGACTCAAGAGCTTATCCAGACGTAGCTTGAGCGAACATGAATTTGCCGTGAAGTTATGGCCAGATACATTTTGA
- the LOC115737912 gene encoding receptor-like serine/threonine-protein kinase ALE2 isoform X2: MHEPPTKSPILPKVMKPSSIAVAPSVSSFQGPVNKWIHDYAHAPSVSSHRHHHHVRNHFKDSAPQSTPFPRHVYHRTGPSISPVQSPFPTSRRSHSPAPAPSPAILSSQSDKPTIPPKLSPFGSAEKMKTPPPRPLLTLPPPPPNEDCASAICTDPLTYTPPGTPCGCVWPIQVKLQLAVALYTFFPLVTELAKEIAVSLSLDHSQVRIMGANSASPQLEKTTVLINLVPRGAKFSNDSAVAIYRKFIHKQVQMEASLFGDYEVLYVGYPGLPPSPPSSISTTDSSPYTDNEDKGPVTKPLGVNVPKRKRDGPSRSTIAVLCLSSFMVLIVCAAITWILLRKCEARHHQSKKSPQPLSPAKPSAGSTKRVMQRSVSKSASTSFRSNGILCAGSARTFSSNDIERFTHNFDSSRVLGEGGFGIVYRGVLGDGEEVAVKVLKRDDHHGSREFLSEVEMLSRLHHRNLVKLIGICMEEHIRCVVYELIPNGSVDSHLHGCDKENDPLDWGARMKIALGAARGLAYLHEDSSPRVIHRDFKSSNILLEPDFTPRVSDFGLARAAMDEGINRQVSTHVMGTFGYLAPEYAMTGHLLVKSDVYSYGVVLLELLTGRKPVDLSQPPGQENLVSWARPLLTDREGLQTIIDPSVRSSMSFDSVAKVAAIASMCVQPEASHRPFMGEVVQALKLVINEFDETKELSLGSCIGQESSSCVDGKISKVPHEFVEALLTGDSTPAKDSNHLEQMGSFRASTGIEDEETGYAARHCSSGPLRMGKRRQFWQRLKSLSRRSLSEHEFAVKLWPDTF, translated from the exons ATGCACGAACCACCAACCAAAT CACCTATTTTGCCGAAGGTCATGAAGCCTTCAAGTATTGCAGTTGCACCTTCTGTATCATCTTTCCAAGGGCCTGTGAATAAATGGATACACGACTATGCACATGCTCCTTCAGTATCATCTCATAGGCATCATCACCATGTCAGAAACCACTTCAAAGACTCTGCTCCACAGAGTACTCCGTTTCCACGGCATGTATACCACCGAACAG GCCCTTCTATTTCGCCAGTTCAATCTCCATTCCCTACTTCTAGAAGATCACATTCACCAGCGCCTGCACCATCACCCGCAATTCTGTCAAGTCAGTCTGATA AGCCTACTATTCCACCAAAACTCTCCCCTTTTGGATCAGCGGAGAAAATGAAGACTCCACCACCAAGGCCACTTCTGACATtacctcctccacctcctaatGAAG ATTGCGCATCAGCAATATGCACAGACCCGTTAACGTACACGCCTCCTGGAACTCCCTGTGGCTGTGTGTGGCCAATTCAGGTGAAACTTCAGCTAGCAGTCGCGCTATACACATTCTTCCCTTTGGTTACAGAGCTTGCCAAGGAAATTGCTGTCAGTCTGTCCTTAGATCATAGCCAAGTGCGCATAATGGGAGCGAATTCAGCCAGTCCACAACTAGAAAAAACTACAGTTTTGATTAATTTGGTGCCCCGAGGGGCAAAATTCAGTAATGATTCTGCAGTGGCAATCTATCGAAAATTCATCCACAAGCAGGTTCAGATGGAGGCATCACTGTTCGGTGATTATGAAGTTCTCTATGTTGGCTATCCAG GTCTTCCACCTTCGCCACCTTCTAGCATCAGTACCACCGACAGTTCACCGTACACGGACAATGAGGACAAAGGCCCGGTGACAAAACCATTAGGAGTTAATGTGCCTAAGAGGAAAAGAGATGGCCCTAGTAGAAGCACGATTGCTGTACTTTGTCTATCatctttcatggtattaatcgtGTGTGCAGCAATCACGTGGATACTACTGAGAAAGTGCGAAGCTCGTCATCATCAATCTAAAAAGTCCCCACAGCCTCTCTCCCCAGCTAAACCTTCAG CAGGTTCTACTAAGCGTGTGATGCAGAGAAGTGTGTCCAAGTCGGCATCAACATCGTTCCGCTCTAATGGAATCTTATGTGCCGGATCTGCCAGAACATTCAGCTCAAACGACATCGAGAGATTCACCCACAACTTCGATTCTTCAAGAGTACTCGGAGAAGGCGGTTTCGGGATAGTCTATAGAGGCGTATTAGGCGACGGAGAGGAGGTGGCAGTGAAGGTTCTGAAGAGGGATGATCATCACGGAAGCCGTGAGTTCTTGTCAGAAGTGGAAATGCTGAGCCGTCTCCACCACAGAAACCTAGTCAAGCTAATCGGCATATGCATGGAAGAACACATCCGCTGCGTTGTGTATGAACTCATACCGAATGGAAGTGTTGATTCCCATTTACATG GCTGTGACAAGGAGAATGATCCGCTTGACTGGGGCGCTAGAATGAAGATCGCGCTTGGTGCGGCTCGAGGTTTGGCCTACCTGCATGAAGACTCGAGCCCTCGTGTTATACATCGAGATTTCAAGTCCAGCAACATCTTGTTGGAGCCTGACTTCACACCAAGAGTGTCTGACTTCGGATTGGCTAGAGCTGCAATGGATGAGGGGATCAACAGACAAGTTTCTACCCATGTCATGGGGACTTTTGG CTACTTGGCACCAGAATATGCAATGACGGGTCATCTTCTAGTCAAAAGTGATGTTTATAGCTACGGGGTAGTCCTCCTCGAACTTTTAACCGGGAGGAAGCCGGTAGATCTATCGCAACCCCCTGGCCAAGAGAATCTCGTTTCCTGGGCCCGGCCGCTCCTCACTGACAGGGAGGGCTTGCAAACAATCATTGACCCATCTGTGAGATCGAGCATGTCGtttgatagtgtggccaaggtGGCAGCAATAGCTTCAATGTGCGTGCAACCGGAGGCATCGCACCGTCCATTCATGGGTGAAGTGGTACAAGCCTTGAAGCTAGTTATTAACGAGTTTGATGAGACGAAGGAGCTAAGTCTTGGAAGTTGCATAGGCCAAGAATCCTCCAGTTGTGTTGATGGCAAAATCAGCAAagttccgcatgaatttgttgaaGCTTTATTAACAGGCGACAGTACACCAGCAAAAGATTCTAACCATCTAGAGCAAATGGGAAGCTTCCGAGCATCAACTGGGATTGAGGATGAAGAGACCGGGTACGCTGCGAGGCATTGTAGCTCCGGCCCGTTGAGAATGGGAAAGAGAAGGCAATTTTGGCAGAGACTCAAGAGCTTATCCAGACGTAGCTTGAGCGAACATGAATTTGCCGTGAAGTTATGGCCAGATACATTTTGA
- the LOC115737919 gene encoding NDR1/HIN1-like protein 6 codes for MTDRVFSSTKPTAANGAGATANGSFPTTKGQLYGGAARSTYRPQPEKRSHRRGRCCRCCLWTTVAFLVLLFLIAVAAAVFYVLYRPHLPTFTVTSFKVSYINVTSSSSTVNSKFDLTVSARNPNSKLVYIYSPISVLVLGGDGDVPLGDATIPSFVHGKKNTTVLKASIGSNGKEVDSSSASSLKSGLKSKNGLALKIRLDTKVKVKIGGLKTPRLGIRVTCVGIRATAPAAGTPAATGNAKCKVDTRVRIWHWTL; via the coding sequence ATGACCGACAGAGTCTTCTCCTCCACCAAACCCACCGCCGCCAACGGCGCGGGCGCCACGGCCAACGGCTCGTTCCCCACCACCAAAGGCCAGCTCTACGGCGGCGCCGCCCGCTCCACCTACCGCCCCCAGCCTGAGAAGAGGAGCCACCGCCGCGGCCGCTGCTGCCGGTGCTGCCTCTGGACCACCGTCGCCTTCCTCGTCCTCCTCTTCCTAATtgcggtcgccgccgccgtcttCTACGTCCTCTACCGCCCTCACCTCCCGACTTTCACCGTCACCTCCTTCAAGGTCTCCTACATAAACGTCACCTCCTCGTCCTCCACTGTCAACTCCAAGTTCGACCTCACAGTCTCCGCACGAAACCCCAACAGCAAGCTCGTATACATCTACAGCCCGATTTCGGTCTTGGTCCTCGGCGGGGACGGCGACGTCCCCTTGGGCGACGCGACGATCCCGTCCTTCGTGCACGGGAAGAAGAACACGACGGTGCTGAAGGCGTCGATCGGGAGCAACGGCAAGGAAGTGGACAGCAGTTCCGCGAGCTCGCTGAAGTCGGGTCTGAAGAGCAAGAACGGGCTGGCTTTGAAGATCAGGCTGGACACGAAGGTGAAGGTGAAGATCGGAGGCCTGAAGACGCCGAGACTCGGAATCCGAGTCACATGCGTCGGAATCAGGGCGACCGCTCCGGCCGCCGGGACGCCGGCGGCGACGGGGAACGCGAAGTGCAAGGTGGATACGAGGGTCAGGATCTGGCACTGGACGCTTTAG
- the LOC115737918 gene encoding ABC transporter I family member 17 isoform X2: MLAASIHQPDPSPDAQAQEHLLVVDVDDNVKDDRAKFEIRGLSGINLEIPQGKVVGIIGPSGSGKSTLLRALNRLWEPPSGTVFLDGEDIKNLDVLSLRRKVGMLFQLPVMFEGTVADNVRYGPQLRGKKLSDGEVYKLLNLADLDSSLFSRGGSELSVGQAQRVALARTLANEPEVLLLDEPTSALDPISTQNIEDVIVKLKKTRGLTTIIVSHSIKQIQRIADIVCLLVSGELVEVLTPDRLSEAKHPMAQRFLQLSN; the protein is encoded by the exons ATGCTTGCAGCTTCAATCCATCAACCCGATCCATCTCCGG ATGCGCAGGCTCAAGAGCACTTGCTCGTCGTGGACGTGGACGACAACGTCAAGGATGACCGGGCCAAGTTCGAGATCCGAGG CCTGAGCGGGATCAACCTGGAGATCCCGCAAGGGAAGGTCGTGGGCATCATCGGGCCGAGCGGGAGTGGCAAGTCCACGCTCCTGAGGGCCCTGAACCGGCTGTGGGAGCCGCCGTCCGGCACCGTGTTCTTGGATGGCGAGGACATTAAGAATCTCGACGTGCTCAGCCTTCGGCGGAAAGTCGGGATGCTGTTTCAGCTTCCTGTGATGTTTGAAG GCACAGTTGCGGATAACGTCAGATATGGACCACAACTGAGGGGGAAGAAGCTGAGCGACGGTGAAGTGTACAAGTTGCTGAACCTTGCCGACCTCGATTCCTCTCTCTTCAGCAGAGGCGGCTCAGAGCTCTCTGTTGGCCAGGCCCAGAGAGTGGCACTCGCAAGGACACTAGCTAACGAACCCGAG GTTCTTCTGCTGGACGAGCCGACGAGCGCGTTGGACCCAATTTCAACccaaaacatcgaggacgtgaTAGTGAAGCTGAAGAAGACTCGAGGATTGACTACCATAATAGTTTCGCACAGCATCAAGCAAATTCAGAGGATTGCCGACATAGTTTGCCTCCTAGTGAGCGGTGAGCTGGTCGAAGTTTTAACTCCCGATCGACTCTCTGAAGCCAAGCATCCCATGGCACAGAGATTCCTTCAACTCAGCAACTGA
- the LOC115737918 gene encoding ABC transporter I family member 17 isoform X1 — MLAASIHQPDPSPDAQAQEHLLVVDVDDNVKDDRAKFEIRGLTKVSDAEVPILSGINLEIPQGKVVGIIGPSGSGKSTLLRALNRLWEPPSGTVFLDGEDIKNLDVLSLRRKVGMLFQLPVMFEGTVADNVRYGPQLRGKKLSDGEVYKLLNLADLDSSLFSRGGSELSVGQAQRVALARTLANEPEVLLLDEPTSALDPISTQNIEDVIVKLKKTRGLTTIIVSHSIKQIQRIADIVCLLVSGELVEVLTPDRLSEAKHPMAQRFLQLSN; from the exons ATGCTTGCAGCTTCAATCCATCAACCCGATCCATCTCCGG ATGCGCAGGCTCAAGAGCACTTGCTCGTCGTGGACGTGGACGACAACGTCAAGGATGACCGGGCCAAGTTCGAGATCCGAGGCCTGACCAAGGTTTCCGATGCTGAGGTCCCCATCCTGAGCGGGATCAACCTGGAGATCCCGCAAGGGAAGGTCGTGGGCATCATCGGGCCGAGCGGGAGTGGCAAGTCCACGCTCCTGAGGGCCCTGAACCGGCTGTGGGAGCCGCCGTCCGGCACCGTGTTCTTGGATGGCGAGGACATTAAGAATCTCGACGTGCTCAGCCTTCGGCGGAAAGTCGGGATGCTGTTTCAGCTTCCTGTGATGTTTGAAG GCACAGTTGCGGATAACGTCAGATATGGACCACAACTGAGGGGGAAGAAGCTGAGCGACGGTGAAGTGTACAAGTTGCTGAACCTTGCCGACCTCGATTCCTCTCTCTTCAGCAGAGGCGGCTCAGAGCTCTCTGTTGGCCAGGCCCAGAGAGTGGCACTCGCAAGGACACTAGCTAACGAACCCGAG GTTCTTCTGCTGGACGAGCCGACGAGCGCGTTGGACCCAATTTCAACccaaaacatcgaggacgtgaTAGTGAAGCTGAAGAAGACTCGAGGATTGACTACCATAATAGTTTCGCACAGCATCAAGCAAATTCAGAGGATTGCCGACATAGTTTGCCTCCTAGTGAGCGGTGAGCTGGTCGAAGTTTTAACTCCCGATCGACTCTCTGAAGCCAAGCATCCCATGGCACAGAGATTCCTTCAACTCAGCAACTGA